The Apis mellifera strain DH4 linkage group LG8, Amel_HAv3.1, whole genome shotgun sequence genome contains a region encoding:
- the LOC411239 gene encoding conserved oligomeric Golgi complex subunit 7, protein MDVSAFSEDTFDVKDWINKTFKSVEAQENKDAFVSSLVMKLQLYVQQVNGALEETSQSVLSSLPRVLRDTQFLQQEALALREKMVAVKQEIEKVEKDTASSMATLEKIDRIKTDLQTAKQGLHEADNWSVLANDVEEVFESGDVEAIANKLFSMQKSLAMLVNVIDYEDKKLQLEGLKNRLEAIASPKLVQAFTAANLEQSKVYVDIFNKIERLPQLLKYYHNCLKVSLGQEWRRTIELAQDENISYWLHTYYDKLLSTWNDQVKWCHLVFPNTSIDIIIDVYADLLKSLDPGIPECIESFLKQHTNAMQLSLLLELKQITKHFAVNLQGVIETSHGKFQNSKLLSLAQAIYAPYVTYVVKYNIYETAQLEHQLQSMGSAQDDLSDTINILSLSISRIMEYANEANKRCKLFTDGCGYPGLLKSLISYFNKYLEKYQTAIRQLERKKVKHEDWNLFQMCLTLMQTIGDLLGHIQQFEKSLMIDIIEANNKLQSTACSVFIQYKKLLLNTSNQTELENLIASFQKDETILDPIMKSINKLCSDLHRATYEVIFAPIFTQLLLVQKAPAWSTEANKMIHLSADLPDYSFAPQEYITQVGQYLMTLPQHLEPFLLRENPSLTQALKAADPQYTQSSTESGFTDILLEIITKETCQMFLDQTLGICQLNSAACKQLATDIDYLGNVLEELGLCLSENLQHMSLLLRLSPEDYQNSSSGCNARLVAAVRQMRNITFSA, encoded by the exons atg GATGTATCTGCATTTTCCGAAGATACTTTCGATGTCAAAGATtggattaataaaacatttaaatctgTCGAGGcacaagaaaataaagat gcATTTGTTTCATCTTTGGTAATGAAGTTACAATTATATGTGCAACAAGTTAATGGTGCTTTAGAAGAGACTAGTCAATCTGTTCTTTCAAGTTTGCCAAGGGTTTTAAGAGATACACAGTTTTTACAACAAGAAGCTTTAGCTTTGAGAGAGAAAATGGTTGCAGTTAAACAAGAAATAGAAAAG gTTGAAAAAGATACTGCTTCATCAATGGCAacattagaaaaaatagatagaataaaaacagATTTACAAACTGCTAAACAAGGCTTACATGAAGCTGATAATTGGAGTGTACTTGCTAATGATGTTGAAGAG gtATTTGAATCAGGTGATGTAGAAgctattgcaaataaattattcagtaTGCAAAAATCATTGGCTATGCTTGTAAATGTTATTGATTATGAGGATAAGAAATTACAGTtagaaggattaaaaaatcgattagaAGCTATAGCTAGTCCAAAATTAGTTCAAGCATTTACTGCTGCAAATTTag aacaaTCTAAAGTTTAcgtggatatttttaataaaatagaacgtTTACCACaacttcttaaatattatcataattgttTGAAAGTATCATTAGGACAAGAATGGCGTCGTACTATTGAATTAGCtcaagatgaaaatatttcttattggtTACATacttattatgataaattattatctacttGGAATGATCAg gtAAAATGGTGTCATCTTGTATTTCCAAATACTTCAATTGATATCATAATTGATGTATATGCTGATCTTTTGAAAAGTTTGGATCCAGGTATTCCAGAATGTatagaatcatttttaaaacaacaTACAAATGCTATGCAATTGTCTTTGTTACTTGAACTTAAACAAATTACAAAGCATTTTGCAGTAAATTTACAAGGTGTAATTGAAACATCAcatggaaaatttcaaaactcaAAACTGTTATCATTGGCACAAGCAATATATGCACCTTATGTTACATATGttgtaaaatacaatatttatgaaacagCTCAACTTGAACATCAGCTACAATCTATGGGTTCTGCACAAGATGATTTAAGTGATACAATCAATATTCTTTCCCTTAGCATTTCAAGAATAATGGAATATGCAAATGAAGCCAATAAAAGATGTAAACTCTTTACAGATGGTTGTGGTTATCCtggtttattaaaatctttgatt agttattttaataaatatcttgaaaaatatcaaactgCTATACGACAATTAGAGcgtaaaaaagtaaaacatgaagattggaatttatttcaaatgtgCCTCACTTTAATGCAGACTATAg gTGATCTTTTGGGACATAttcaacaatttgaaaaatcattgatgATTGACATTATTGAAGCTAACAATAAGCTTCAAAGTACAGCTTGTAgtgtttttattcaatataaaaaattacttttaaatacaTCAAATCAAACTGAATTGGAGAATTTAATTGCATCTTTTCAAAaag atGAAACAATTCTGGATCCAATAAtgaaatctattaataaactATGTTCTGATTTGCATCGTGCAACATATGAAGTAATTTTTGCTCCTATATTTACACAATTGTTACTAGTACAAAAAGCACCAGCATGGTCAACAGAAGCCaataaaatgattcatttaaGTGCAGATTTACCTGATTACAGTTTTGCACCTCAAGAATATATAACACAAGTTGGACAATACTTAATGACATTACCACAACATTTAGAGCCATTTTTGCTTAGGGAAAATCCAAGTCTTACCCAAGCTTTAAAAGCTGCAGATCCACAATATACACAAAGTTCTACTGAATCTGGATTTactgatattttattagaaattattactaaAGAAACATGTCAAATGTTTCTAGATCAAACATTAGGAATTTGTCAATTAAATTCTGCAGCATGCAAACAACTTGCAACTGATATAg ATTATCTTGGTAATGTTTTGGAAGAACTTGGTTTATGTTTATCAGAAAATCTGCAACATATGTCTCTTTTATTAAGGCTATCACCAGAAGATTATCAAAACAGCAGTTCAGGATGTAATGCTAGACTTGTAGCTGCTGTTAGACAAATGAGAAATATAACGTTTTCTGCTTAA